A DNA window from candidate division KSB1 bacterium contains the following coding sequences:
- a CDS encoding SIS domain-containing protein, producing the protein MASRMRSDKTFVQERIQNSIAVKTKLMEQQAAEILSVGHKLVNILRGGGKILFCGNGGSAADAQHLAAELVCKLRNDRPPLAGLALTTDTSTLTATSNDFSFRDVYARQVIALGASGDALIGISTSGNSANVLAAVEAARQKNVLTIGLLGQDGGAIASAVDHVVIVPDNDTQRIQECHILVGHIWMEMVEHELFG; encoded by the coding sequence ATGGCTTCACGGATGAGAAGCGACAAGACCTTCGTGCAGGAACGCATTCAAAACAGCATTGCGGTCAAGACCAAATTGATGGAACAGCAGGCGGCGGAGATCCTGTCGGTCGGGCACAAATTGGTCAACATTTTACGTGGCGGCGGCAAGATCCTCTTTTGCGGCAATGGCGGCAGTGCCGCGGATGCCCAGCATCTCGCGGCGGAGTTGGTGTGCAAGCTGCGCAACGACCGGCCGCCGCTGGCCGGGCTGGCGCTCACCACCGACACCTCGACGCTCACCGCCACCAGCAACGATTTTTCGTTCCGCGATGTCTATGCCCGGCAGGTCATTGCGCTGGGCGCCAGTGGCGATGCCCTGATCGGCATCAGCACCTCGGGCAACTCCGCCAATGTGCTGGCGGCGGTGGAGGCGGCGCGCCAGAAGAATGTGCTCACCATCGGCCTGCTCGGCCAGGACGGCGGCGCCATCGCCAGTGCGGTGGACCATGTCGTGATCGTGCCGGACAACGACACCCAGCGCATCCAGGAGTGTCACATTTTGGTGGGCCACATCTGGATGGAAATGGTGGAGCACGAACTCTTTGGGTGA
- a CDS encoding HAD-IIIA family hydrolase, whose protein sequence is MGEPTRQAAFVFLDRDGTLIEEKNYLRRLEDIAFLPGSEAAVARLQRAGLRVVVISNQSGVARGYFSAAFVQETHRALQQHLARHGAWIDGFYFCPHAPEANCHCRKPRPGMLEQASRDFACELTGFMVGDRASDIETGRNAGLRTVLVRTGYGEETARRGECQPDFIADDLAAAVDWILPQVA, encoded by the coding sequence TTGGGTGAGCCGACCCGACAGGCCGCGTTCGTTTTTCTCGATCGCGATGGCACGCTGATCGAGGAAAAAAACTATCTTCGCCGGCTGGAGGACATCGCCTTCCTGCCGGGCAGCGAGGCCGCGGTGGCGCGCCTGCAGCGTGCCGGCCTGCGCGTCGTCGTGATCAGCAATCAATCCGGCGTGGCGCGCGGCTACTTCAGTGCGGCGTTCGTGCAGGAGACCCATCGCGCGCTGCAACAGCATCTCGCGCGCCACGGCGCGTGGATCGACGGTTTCTACTTTTGCCCGCATGCGCCGGAGGCGAACTGTCATTGCCGCAAGCCGCGCCCTGGCATGCTGGAACAGGCCAGCCGCGATTTTGCCTGTGAGCTCACCGGCTTCATGGTGGGCGACCGCGCCAGTGACATTGAAACCGGCCGCAACGCCGGTTTGCGCACCGTGCTGGTGCGTACCGGCTATGGTGAAGAGACCGCCCGCCGCGGCGAATGCCAGCCCGATTTCATCGCGGACGATCTCGCCGCCGCCGTCGATTGGATTTTGCCGCAAGTCGCATAG
- a CDS encoding M28 family metallopeptidase, with protein MRKLTAVFPLLLLGLCSAGRTGAQPAALMADSLHAHLHHLAVTIGPRPMGSANERSALLWVVQRFAAWGADTAYVMPVPFSERVNTSSGVAVGVFRGRSDSLIVVGSHIDSDTRENPGANDNASGTAVMLELARVWRHAGRRYTLLFAAFGGEEGNLAGSRWFVDHFPEIHRVALMLQIDMAGSDGPLLPFIDTRDHQTPAWLVKDAFAIDRSLGYNSLKYPTQFFTLNQVLGGASSDHEPFLRRGIPAIDFTAGVGTSPIHTPNDRIEFISRAALERSARLVDGLLHKYQTQGIPGSRTGNYMLWQLSGGVLFVPTWAIAAVDVLALLLGVAAFTHGRARRLQSDTVPRGYFSGAKVFLLLFVIAIFTQLGEAAMQLLKGLRYPWFVHIDEYLTFAALFALAGFWLALWLSRNWRFSPDPYFYLKRGLLPLWLLVILAWLVSPRLALYPALTLLCFSLAVLLPGTLLKLLCALAAPLPMFALMFFELFAFGARAMPRLLAQAHGFTPSLIYSTVLTLLLVIWYLPSCCLFAYTFAHGYRHLSWLRLLRRPLVGLLLLLAVFAYGGYLYAFPAYNERWRALLRVTARYDQNTQDSRLRLLGDEYFRGVTVKAGELSLNYDEAIHHADLAVPFRADWLSAAGSQTRDARDSTLVRVDWQLTSARPWNEVRMQVQSDTLMLSVRDTPLKYSKSRRDGAESFLFRWYADPDDTLRVQASFQLAPGSRLIRQVTALYVEPPLPLTVTAKHADVIYRTEVIRRDTLTAVPPADAGG; from the coding sequence ATGCGCAAGCTCACCGCCGTTTTCCCCCTGCTTTTGCTCGGCCTGTGCAGCGCCGGGCGCACGGGCGCACAGCCGGCCGCGCTCATGGCCGACAGCCTCCATGCCCACCTGCATCATCTTGCCGTGACCATCGGCCCGCGGCCCATGGGTTCGGCCAATGAACGCAGCGCGCTGCTGTGGGTGGTGCAGCGGTTTGCCGCCTGGGGCGCCGACACGGCTTATGTTATGCCGGTGCCGTTCAGCGAACGCGTCAACACCAGCTCGGGCGTGGCGGTGGGCGTGTTTCGCGGCCGCAGTGACAGTCTGATCGTCGTCGGCAGCCACATCGATTCCGACACGCGGGAAAATCCGGGCGCCAATGACAATGCCTCCGGCACGGCAGTGATGCTGGAGCTGGCGCGTGTATGGCGCCATGCCGGGCGGCGCTACACCCTGCTGTTCGCCGCGTTCGGCGGCGAAGAGGGCAACCTGGCCGGCTCGCGCTGGTTTGTCGATCATTTCCCTGAAATCCACCGCGTGGCGCTCATGCTGCAGATCGACATGGCAGGCAGCGACGGCCCGCTCCTCCCCTTCATCGACACGCGCGACCATCAGACACCGGCCTGGCTGGTCAAGGATGCCTTCGCGATCGATCGCAGCCTGGGCTACAACAGCCTGAAATACCCCACGCAGTTTTTCACCCTCAATCAGGTGCTCGGTGGCGCCAGCTCGGATCACGAGCCTTTTCTCCGCCGTGGCATTCCCGCGATTGACTTTACCGCCGGCGTCGGCACCTCACCCATTCACACTCCCAACGATCGCATTGAATTCATCAGCCGGGCGGCATTGGAACGCAGTGCGCGTCTGGTCGATGGCCTGCTGCACAAGTATCAGACGCAGGGCATTCCCGGCAGCCGCACCGGCAACTACATGCTCTGGCAACTGTCCGGCGGGGTGTTGTTCGTGCCGACCTGGGCCATTGCGGCCGTGGACGTGCTGGCGCTTCTGCTCGGTGTGGCGGCCTTCACACACGGTCGCGCCCGGCGGTTGCAAAGCGACACGGTGCCGCGCGGGTATTTCTCCGGCGCCAAGGTGTTTCTGCTGCTGTTCGTCATTGCGATTTTTACCCAGCTCGGGGAAGCGGCGATGCAGTTGCTCAAGGGTTTGCGCTATCCCTGGTTCGTGCACATTGATGAGTATCTCACCTTCGCGGCGCTGTTTGCCCTCGCCGGTTTTTGGCTGGCGCTGTGGCTCAGTCGCAACTGGCGCTTCAGCCCCGATCCTTATTTTTATCTCAAACGGGGTCTGCTGCCACTCTGGCTGCTGGTGATCCTGGCCTGGCTGGTCAGCCCGCGTCTGGCCCTTTATCCGGCACTCACGCTGCTGTGTTTCAGTTTGGCGGTTTTGCTGCCGGGGACGTTGTTGAAACTCCTGTGTGCCCTCGCCGCGCCGCTTCCCATGTTCGCGTTGATGTTTTTCGAATTGTTCGCCTTCGGTGCGCGTGCCATGCCACGCCTGCTGGCGCAGGCTCACGGTTTCACGCCGTCACTGATCTACAGCACCGTGCTCACCCTGTTGCTCGTCATTTGGTACCTGCCCTCCTGCTGTCTGTTCGCCTACACCTTCGCACACGGTTACCGGCACTTGTCCTGGCTGCGCCTTTTGCGGCGGCCGCTGGTTGGGCTGTTGCTTTTGCTCGCGGTCTTTGCCTATGGCGGATATCTGTATGCCTTCCCCGCCTACAACGAGCGCTGGCGCGCATTGCTGCGGGTGACGGCGCGGTATGATCAAAACACTCAGGACAGCCGCCTGCGACTGCTGGGCGATGAGTATTTTCGCGGGGTGACAGTGAAGGCGGGTGAGCTGTCGCTCAACTATGATGAGGCGATTCATCACGCCGACCTGGCGGTGCCGTTTCGCGCCGATTGGCTGTCGGCCGCGGGCAGTCAAACCAGGGATGCTCGCGATTCGACCCTGGTGCGGGTTGACTGGCAGCTCACCAGCGCCCGGCCCTGGAACGAAGTCCGGATGCAGGTGCAGAGCGACACGCTGATGCTCTCCGTGAGGGACACCCCGCTGAAATACAGCAAAAGCCGCCGTGATGGTGCTGAATCTTTTCTCTTTCGCTGGTATGCCGACCCGGACGATACCCTGCGCGTGCAGGCGAGTTTCCAGCTTGCACCGGGCAGCCGGCTGATTCGGCAGGTGACGGCACTCTATGTCGAACCGCCGTTGCCGCTCACGGTTACGGCAAAACATGCCGACGTGATCTATCGCACCGAAGTCATCCGCCGGGACACGCTGACGGCCGTGCCGCCGGCTGATGCCGGAGGGTGA